The sequence TATGCATCTGTAGCTCTTCTCAGCAAGTTCCCTGTAACCTATAAACTGCTCTCACAAAGTttatcacctttttttttctttcctgtgttcaGGAATTGCTGACAGCCATTAATCGCCCTAATTAAGCAGCGTGTGTTCTTTGTACTATCTGTACTGATGCCACCTACAGCAGCATTGATAGGACCAGAATTTGGCTGAAGTGTTTCACTTCTGCCCAGACATGTTTTTAGAAACGTGTCAGTCTGAAAGCAGACAGGCTGGATCTCTGCAGTCTCTATTATGTAGTATTGGGAAATTCATTAACACTGAGTGCTTAGCTCAGCTTCCACCATAAGCAGCAGGTTTTGAGAGTTTTTTATCACTGATTTGTGAGCCTTCTGAACAGTGTTGTTGGGAGATTTACCCTGGTTTTGGATTAGCCAGGACGATGACTTCCGCACTGTCTTCATCTCTATTTTAGAATgctggaagaggaaaaggacaaAGAGCAGCGAGATCGAGTTTGCTCTGATGATGATGAGGATGATGAAAAGGGAGGGAAACGCGTCACGGGACCACGAAAGAAATTTCAATGGAATGATGAAATAAGGTTCGCATAATTTAGATATTAAGTGAACCTGTGACTTGCTTCACTTCCAACTGCATAGAATAAGACACTTTAATATTTGTATCTTGGTTTCGGAGCAGGACTAATTACTTGCAGTAATAGTCAGATTGGAAGCTTGCAGAAGCCGCTGCTGCAGTTAGTGAATCTCAACTTTAAATACATTGCAAAACTAACCCGATTTCAGGTACAAGCCAGCTCTGAGAGAAGTGCTAAGAAGCCTCCATGTGGAGGTCAAAAGAGAGGGGACAGATCTTTAGGAAAAGAAGGAACGTGGCGGAATGCTGAAATCCCACCAGCTAGACTCTTAACAAGATTAGATTTCTGGTTgtgaaaacagttttaaactctTGGGAGTTGCTGCCCTTGTGCCCAAGGGTCTGACAGAGTGCTGGGTGAAAGGGAGAATGACACAGGGTAAAACGAGAATCAGTCATGCTGTCTTTTTCATCTTATTCTAATAAATCGGGATGCTGCTCCATAGATGGCTGATACATTTAGAACAAAGAGGGCTTCACTTCCTGCCTTCCCATTGCTCTCGGCACAAACTCCTGCAAAGGAGTTCAGGTCTGCAGTTGTTTGTGACGCCTGTAATTCTGGCACTGGTTTACCACCTCTGCTGTTTCAGGATATTACAGTGGGACGGAGTATATAAGGCCTTTCTCCTCTGGCTCACTTGTGTGCATGCATTTGCATACAGAGAAACGTGCCTTTCCTTGCCTCTTTCTTACAGAGGCAGTGCAGGGTTGACTTTTTTGTTAGAAAGGTGTTTGGAATGCCTGGACTCGAATCCTGCGCTTGGCTGGCTACAGTCTGATCCAGAGTACTTATGCACAGCCAGGAATGTCTTGGCATATTCATCCAGCCCTGGATAAGTGGAATGACCTCCATCTGGGGAAAATGAATCCAAGTAACTGTATTTGAAATCTTCCTGTTCTTCAGGGAGCTGCTTTGCCACTTGGTGAAGATTAAGTTGGATGGTTATGAGTATGACAAGAATAAGGCTCAGTCTCTGGAGGATTATGTGAAGACCTTCCTAGATGGAGAGGTGAAGCCCCTATGGCCAAAAGGCTGGATGCAGGCCAGGTGAGCAAGAATAATGTTGTACTCCAGGGATTCCGTATCATAAGGGACTTCTGAAGGTCGTTAGTCCCACCCCTGTTCAAAGAACAGCTAGTTTCAAAGTTAGGTCAGATTGTTCAGGGCTGTGTCCTTCTGAGTTTTGAAAGTGTCTGCAGATGGAGATTGTGACAGCATCTCTGGGTCACTCTTCTGATACATAGTCACTTTTCACAagtcttttctctttattttcaatCAGAATTGCCTTTGCTGCACTGAAATGACTATCTCCTCTTcgttttttttattgtgtgcCTTTGAGAAAGGTACCTCTATCTTCTTTGTGGCTCCCTGTACCCAGAACTCTTTGGCTAGTGGAAGACTGCTGTTAAACCCCTCTTTAGTCTTAAGGTTttccaggctgagcaggctCAGATCCTCCAGCCTCTCCTATGTCATGTGTCCCTATCCTCAGTGGCTCTGGACTGTCTCCAGTTTGTCAGCATCTCTCTTGTATTGTGTGAGCCCTGAAACTGGACACAGATGTGTACAGATGTGACTTCACAAGTCCTAAACAGAGGAGAATAAGCACTCATACTGTTAGCTATGCACTTACTACCAGAATTTAGTTATCTTCCAGCAGTATGCCCTTTAAGCAGTGAGTTCAGCTTGTCCTCAAGGACCCCCAGGTTCTTTTTTGCTGGTCTGCTTCATTGCCAGCTGGCCCTGAGCCTGTGTGTCTGCATGGGGTTATTCCATGCCAGCTGCAGGACTTGTGTTTGTCTTTGTTGAACTTCTCAAGGTTTTATTGTCCCTTTTCTTCTGTCAAGGTCCCTGTGAGTGGCACCCCTGCCCTCTGACACTTCCCACTCCATTTTCATGTCACCCTCAGACTTACTCAGAGTCCAGTCTGTCTGTCATCCAGGTTGTTAGTGACAAAGTTGAGTGGTCTTGGCTGGCATTGGCCTCTGATGGATGCTGCTGGGTGTGACAGGTTATAAATCAGAACTGGCACTGAGCTGAGGCCTGTAGTTTCCTGAATCTGTATCACCAAAGACCTTCTCAGACACCTGGGGAAATCTTTCCTAGTCCATAGAGTATTCCCAAGAGAAAGCAAGGTGGAAGGCTTTAGCAACTCTGGGACTTGCACAGGCACATCAGAGGCAGCAAAATAAGTAGGAATTGGGAAGGGGTAAAGAAAATCACATTCACGTCTTGATTGCTGTTTCCTGCTCTTACACGCCATCTATCATCCTTGCCACTGAGCTGATGATTGCAGAGAGCACACAAGTTGCAGAGTGTCATTCTATTGAGAATGTCATCAGTTTCTGGCCTGCCTTGTTTTGCTCACTAGATTTAAAACAATGACAAATGTGCAGTCCTACTGCTGGAACGTCTGTCTCTTTGCACTTGTAGAGCTGGATAGCACTGTAATCTTTTCTCTGCTGAACTTATTTTTTTGATTTAATGGGTACCAGCTCTTAAGAGCAGTAAATGTGAGTAGCAAATTACAAATCCATCTGGAAAACTACCATGGCAGTTTACTGCAATGGCATGTGTACATGAAGTACAGTACTGTGCATGTTTGTAGTTTGCTGCTCAGTGTGGGAGCTAAATGATGGCATTAGGAAAAGTGGGTGCAGACTCCTCCTTAATAAAGACGTTACCAGTTTGGGGGTGGTCTTAGCTCACCTACTTTAAAACCTCtttgaataaatgaaaatgaaaatcttttccCTGAATTTGTAGGTAAAACTGTTCTTAAGCATACGGGTGTTCCTCCAAGACTTGCTGTAGGAGAATCTTCCAATGaagctgactgcagaaatgactgaagaaaaatggtttCCCTTACTGCTTCTCAGTGACTAAGGGACAACGTTTTTTCTTTTGGGACTTTTTGTTTTAAGGACAGAGGCTAGCTTGCCAGCCAGGCAGAAGTGGAGGGGAGGTTTTGGCAACACTAGGAGAGCTGTAAACACTTTTGTGGACAAATCAGCTTGATTCGCTGTCAGTGTGAGCACAGAAGTTCATCTTTAAAAGGAGCCTCAAGGTGAACAGAGTGTCAGCTTTGTGTTTGAGGTCAGAGAGGCTCTGccatgattttgttttcttggtcaGTACTAGAAGGCAATTAACGTAAGACTGTGAGGTTAAAATATgtggctttttaaaagaaaatggatgaCAAAAGTCTGTGCCTTAAAAACCGAGTATGttaacagcagaaggaaaacatgttCTGTATGCCAGTGTTGGTGGTATGTTTATAAGCTTCTCACCTTGATATCTGAGAAACCAGCAGAGTGGCAGCTGTTGTAGGTGAAACAGTGCTTGCATAAGATTCTGGTTTACTTAGGCTCAGCAGTAATGGCTTTTGGATGAAGTTCTGTTTATTGGTTGTGTCTAGACAATTGAAGAAATGGTTGTGCTGATTTGCAAAGGCACTTCTGTTTTTTGGGATTCAAAGGCAGCAGCAATGCAGTGAATGAAGGCTTCTCATCCATACTGCTGTATATAAAACAGGGAAAGGAAACCTCTCCCCCTTAAACATGCCGAAGAATTCCTGGATGATCTGCCAGCTCTTGATGATCTCTGGCAGCAGCAACACTCAGCCTGAACAACTGTGCTGTCTCTCCAATTGACTGTCAGCTCTTTAGGCTGGCAGAGCTCATTTCTTAGCTACTGTCCAACCATGCTGCCTTAATGGCCCTTCCAGCGCCTACAAGCGTAGCTCCCCAGGGAGGGAATGGAGTGAGGGAGTTGAAGAGgattttccttgaaaatggatgaatatttatttgcttCCCGTGGTTTTAACTTCACTAAGTCCCCTGCTGTACTGTGCAGCTCTGTCTCCAGTGATCCCAGCTGCTCTACTGGGTCTTGCTGGATATCACTTCTCattgctctcttcccttcttaGGACACTGTTTAAGGAGAGCAGGCGTGTACACGGACACCTCACATCAGTCCTGTGAGTATCGTGCAGCATTCCTTTAGAGTGATAACTGGTGAACTGCGTTCCCTGGGGCCTGGGTGGATCGTGCAGGAACACCTGAGCTTGTTTGCCTCCCATCAGACAGTTTGGCGCTGCTTAGTTTCGGAAGGTCTAGGGAGAGAAGTGGTGTGTGACATCTCCCAGCAACAGCCTTCCTGAGCTGCCTGGGCCTTACAGCAGGCTCACAGAATGATCTTTGATGCCAGGTTGTCTCCTGGCCTTGTTCGACAGGCTGGAGTCAAGCTTCTGTGCTAGGCCCTGGGAGATAATTAAGTAAAATGGACTGTGATGCCAGCACTGTGATTATTGCCACCTATTCAGTTAAACCTTACTGGATTCTGGATTCCCTCTTCCTTGTTGCCAGGTTAAAGCAGAGGTACAGTGAGCTCAAGGCAGTGAGAATGGGAGAAACAGACTTGTGGGTGACAAACCAAGGGATCTATTAGAATCCAGCTGGGCAGGTGCCTTAATGCCTAAGGGTCTCATGAATCTTGCTGGCAGCATATAACAGACTACGATACAGATTTAGGCTGATATCTGTTAGACAGATGGTCCTGTTCTTGGCATCGGATGAATGAGGGGAAGTGGAGAAAGGGTATGAAATAGATTGTAGAGTCATCCTTTCCTCAGCCGTACCATTCCGGCAGCTCAGGGATGTCTTGTACCGGAGACTGCATCTGTCCAGACCAAGTGATCTATTTTCCATGAATTTGGCAGATGCTTTTGCATCCTTGACTTCTTCTGGGAATCTAAAAGAAGTGTGTagtttttctccaaaatagtCTGTGTATCCGTTTCTCTCTGGGTATGGTTATAATTAGGTCAGCAGTGGGCTCCTGCAGCTCCTAGCCCTGCAGCTGGTGCAGGATATGTCTGTTGAGTGCTTTCACTGCTCTGCTACCATTTCAgaatctctgctctgctccctaAATCATTCCCTTGTGTGGGAGCTGGGACTTCCTAGGGCAGCAACAAATGTCGTACGATTTTGAATCCTAGCAACCTGAGATGCTGCCTCTGTTCTTTGCAAAAGCCTCAGTGGATCATCATTAACAGGGCACCTGGTTGGATGCTTCCCTACAGGCACTCAGTGAACCcatgttttctttgtctccCTAAAAACAGGGCGAAGAAGAAGGTTGTTGCTCCTACTAAGGTGAAGGGGAAGGTGAGTTCTGTTTTTTGGCACACACATTTGATACATCGCAGCAGCTGAGAGGCTGCCATCTTAGGTCCTGTACTTGAGGTTTATATCTATGCGTAGATGTAAGGAAGTTGTATTCTTAAACAGCAGCAGTCTGCGCTGTgcttgaggaaaaaatagagcAGCAGCTAGATTTGATGGCAGCAGGAGTACCAGTTCTGGAAGGAGGGTACCTGTCATTGGACAGGTATCATACCTTCCATCTCAAAATCAGGATCCTATCCTTCCTTTCTCAGCGTTAGATTCTGCCTCTGTTTTgactttgctttctgttgtcGTTTTGTTCCAGGAACTCTCCTCTAAACCTGATAAAAAGGTGGCTGTTTCAGTTCCATCAGTACATTCAAGCAACACCGTAGCTCTGTCATCAGAGCCCCAGGCAGGAGGTCTTAACATCAGTGCCCAGACCAGAGAACTCCTGTCCCTTGGGACAGCACAAGCGGCCAACAGCACTGCTACTCCTGCTGCCTTCATGGACAATTCCTTGGACGAAGATTTAATTCATAATCCTACTTCCTCCCTCGAAGCAGTCTCTAAGGAACTGGCTGTGTTGAACAGCAGAGCGGGAGGGAGCCCCGACTTTCCTCTTCCTGgagctccaaaagctccaccTGAGAAGATTCCAACTCTTGCAtcctcagaagagaagagaacATTTCCAAAGGCCCACCCTGCCCCTGCAACATCCTCTGCTGGTTCCCTCCAGTCTCCTCTAAATTTCCTGGCTGAACAGGCCCTTGCATTGGGCCAATCATCCCAAGACAAAAAGACAGAGAACTCTAATTATAAAGAGCTCTCTTGCCAAGCCTCCCCCAGCAAAATCCTTCCTGATATGCATCAGGCTAAACAGAAGCACCACAGCCTGGTCCGACCAAGCCATGGGCCTCAGACCTCCACCTCAGTGCCAGGTACTCAGGTGAAGGTTTTCCACTCGAGCAACCAGCCACAGAAGACTTTCACCTCTCCGGCTCCGTTTGTCAAACTGCAGAACCCCAAATCCTCCTCCCCATTGCCCCAGCGCTCCCTCCTCCAGCAGGTCAAGTCATCAACCAAAGCTCAGAGCTTCCATTCCTCTGCCACCTCAGGCAGCACCCAAAACTCCAGCAGTTCTCACAAAAGCCCAGGCTCATCTTCATCATCTCTAAACTATACAGGAAAGCACTCAAGTGGCTCTAGCACTTCAGGACAATCCTACAAGTCACCCTTTGTTTCTGGATCACTCTCCAAGCACGGGACTTcttccagcagctcctcatCAGGAGCGTCTGCAAACCAGGGCTGCTCCTCTGGGAACTTGCTGCCCAGCATGCAGACCCCTTCCTCCAGCCAGGCATCCAGCCGGCCGGCCCTGGGCTCTGCAGTGAAGAAGACTCCTGTCTCACAGAAGCTGACTCTGGTGGCACCTCCTGGAGGTTCAAATGGAGATTCTAGTGGGGGCACTCAAGGGGTGGCCAAATTGCTGACCTCCTCCCTAAAGCCAGCTGTTGCCAGCAGCGCCCCATCTTCTACCTCTGTGCCGGTAAGCAGGAGCATGCTGACCTAGCCTGATGCTAGGAGAGCACGTGGCATCGTGACAGGCAGTCTCCTGACTTGTTGAGACGTGATGTAAAGTGGTGACTTTGAAAGAAGTTCCTGAAATTCTTGAATGACTGTCTGGACTCTGGCTGCTTAGGTTAGGAGGACCTGGCCTTTGCCATGGGCTTGCACTCCAGAGTTCaagctttcattttcagctcAAAGTCACGATCAAAATACTCTGGTACCTTCCAGACAGCAATTTTTGGGTAGGCTGTGCAGTGTTCTTGAGCTGACATTGTGAGTTATGGAGACAGTAATGCTGCCACTTAAGGCAGGAGGAAGCATGGTAAGGCAGATAGCCATGAAAGCTAAAACAATTGCATAAACTAAGATTATAACTGTTAATTTGTTTGAAGTTAGGTCTTGCATCTTGACCTTATTACATTATAAGTAATTTTAGTATTACTGGCACTTTGTTTCACTACTGCTCTACAGAGTAAACAATCTGTGATACCGGGCTTTAAACTCAAAATGCCAGCCCATCTATTTTTGTCCACATTCTGTTGCTCCCCAGCCACTCCCATAGGTAGTGAAGTGATACTTGGAACTTCTTGGCAAGCTGTGAAACGCAAGGTCTGACAGATCAGTGAGATATAATGCCCTGTGCAGAACTCCTGGGATACCTATACAAATCTGTATTATTCACACATTGTATTTAATGATTTCCATCCGTTGACGTTTCTAATGCAGCTGTATTGTTTCTCAGCTGCTCAAATTGGCACTCTTTTGTAGCACACAGAAAGAGCAGGGCAATAAAAATGAGTCTGTTTAAATGGGCCAGAAAACCACATAGTGTTCAGCTTGTGCAGCCTGTCTGTTACCAAGATCAAGAGCTGAAGAGCATTTCCCAGTGGAGCAGAGTTCTGTGGGAGTGATTTCCAATAGCATTCTTGGGTAAAGAGGTATACCAGGCCTTGGTGCCCTGATTTGACAGCAATTACATGCTGTTGAAAGATAATAAGAAGCTTCCTTCCTCAAACTCGTAGGCAATAGTTCAGCTTTTCCTCTGCCTGTTGGAGGCATAGTTCCAGAGTAGAATAACAGGCTCAGATCCAGTATGGTTACGTTAGAAGACCGCAGCATCTAGCAGCTGGGTTTTAGTGTCCTGGGCACCTCTAGGTGGCCTCAAGAGCTGGCAGTTGGGAGGGTGCTTCTTGCAAGGAGGAATTCTAGAGTACTTTTTGGTTTGGAGTTCTTCAGGTATAAATGTTGACATGCCTTGCTTTCCCACTCCTGACTGactttttctgttgcttttcagaaaggaactagtggagctgtgctgctaaCCAGTTCTTCCTCCTTAAGTGTACTGTCTCCATCCTACAAGTCCAGCAATCCAAAGTTGccagctgccctgagctccaCCCCTTTAGGTATTATCTCTCCTATTCATACCTTCCCTCTTCATGTCATCTCCTTCACTTCAGACTCCTCCCCGAAAGCAGGAGTTTCAAAGGATGCAATAGTTACAGGACCTGCTCCAGGAACTTTCCACCATGGCCTTGGCCACAGTGAGTGCACTCCTGCTCATGCATGCGTCTTTGTGCCTGTGCTGTTAAATAGCAGAGCATTGGCATTCTTGTTGTGTTAACCCATTGCAGACAAACTCATCtctctcactgctgctttgtgccgTAGTTCATGCATTTATACCTCTAGCAGTTGCATTTGGAGAACCTCGGGCAGATCCCTGTAGCTAGCCCAGAAGTCCCAACAGCTGGAAACTAAGCTATAGGCTTAAACGGCTGCAGCTCCTCTATCATTTCTGACTTCAATgtgtatttgttcttttttttcctctctcctttctttgtttttctctctagGTCTTCTGGCTGGCTTGCACTCCAGCCCCCACCATGCTGCGCCACTCCCACATTCTGCCCTGTCCACTCATTTACCGCAAAGTCTGCCAGGTAACTTGTCAGACAGTCTTGTTCGTCTTCTGCGTCGTGAGTCACCCTGTATCTCAGCAGGATGACTTTTAGGGGTGAAAGCAGAATTCCTGTCCTTGCTGTCTGACCGGTGTGGTCGTTGCTGAAACCTCCGGCCTCCCCAAGGCTCAAAGCTAGGCGTAGCCCTCTGTGtcctttgctgttttgttaGCCAGAGCAAACGTGTGCTTCTGAAATGAGGAGTGCTCATTTCAGTACGTAGTGAGCACCTGGAGGCACTTAACGTTGCTGCTTGCGTCGTGGTAAAGGCTTATTCTGTTAGGATGAAAGCTGTGCCTCTTTATGCAGAGTCTGCCAGGACTGCCCAAAATTGAATATGCTGCCTGTGTGGAGTTTTGTCACTGGTGACCTATATAAAGTGTGTCAGACCAGAATGTCTTGCATCTGTGCACCGAGCTAATTGCCCACATGTCCTTTACAGTGAGGGATGCAGGCTGTTTTCCTTGGTGCTGACGATGTGATGATTTTGCAGTTAAGCCTGCTCCTCCCTGTTTGATGCCTGCAGAACTGATGCATAAAACAAGAGATGTCCAAAGAACATCTCTGCTGATAATTggagctctgcctgctgtgGCGTGGTGGGTTGCAAGTGTTTGTAGGaactgcagaggaaggaaaggagagaggaatCCATTCAGCATGCgggaaatggaaatgaaggaaCACCAGATTGGGCATGTCTGCTTTGGTAATTGTGCCACGTATGCCATTGGTAATTGCTGCAGCTATTTCTGCTTTACTGATCAAGAATCTCTTGGGTCTTCAGTGTGCTTCAGCATGACTGTCTTAGATTCTTATTGGGCAGTGTGAGTCTGATCTGGGAGTGACTGTGCTGGCTTCACAGTGTGGCACTGAAGCCATTAGTAGATGCGTGGGCACGCTGCTGGAGGTGATGTGGTCTCCTGGAGCAGTCCATGTGAAATGCCCTTGGCTGCTGAGGACAGTGCTtgctggagaaagaagagacCGCTCAGCACTGGTGAAAATTGGAAGAATTCCTCTCCTTTGCTGCTTTTAGTGGAGTTTGTGTGGGGTGAGTTGTTGGGTCCCTCCAGGTGGCAGAACAGAAGAAGCCCCTTGCAGcagttgctgtgtgacagaacCTTTCCTTCCTGTTCCTAAACTTCCACTTGCTGGAGAGGAGATTGATTTTTTTGGTTTGAACGTGTGAAGTGTATTCTGTGTCACTGAGGAGGAGTTCTCTTCCTCATTTGAAGGAATTTAGGGCCCTCACTTGATGTTTTCACACAAACATTGAAGACTGAGCGTAGTGCAGTCTTCTCTGACAGTATTATTGATTTGTGGTGCTTTGTTGAAgaacaaaacagctttttcGTTGGCCACCGTGGTCTTCAAATATCTCCTGTTTCTTTGGAGGAATGAACTGTAGCTGGCTGTACAAACAGATAGCCACAGCTGCATTGCTCTGCCTGAAGGCTGCGAGCTGGTGTTTGGGAGGTTGCTACAAATGCAAGGAGTTGTTGATGCCTTATGGGAAGGTGCTCATAGCAGCATTCATCAAAAAAGCATTTGAGCAAGGAGCATCCAATGTGTGCTTGCGTGTcgttgctgctgcttttgctgatgGGTGTTTCTGCGTGCTGGTACTGTGGCCGTGGTTGTTCCAACTGCTTGCTTTAGGAGTACTGTGTGCTGGGACTGCAATCTTGCATGGAATGAACTGTCCTCGTCCTGGAGAAGGAGCTGTTGCTGCCCTGCTTGGTGCCACTGCTGCTTGACTGCACGTCTCAGTACATCCATTTGTTCACTGTGATCTGGCGGTAGTTTTAATTGTTCCTGGAGAATTCTGATATGTTAAACTACCTTACTCTTTCCCTATTCACCGCATTTACTCTTCTTCCTTCACGTCCACTCCTCCTTTTTCTTACTCCAGTGGTTAGAT comes from Meleagris gallopavo isolate NT-WF06-2002-E0010 breed Aviagen turkey brand Nicholas breeding stock chromosome 16, Turkey_5.1, whole genome shotgun sequence and encodes:
- the UBN1 gene encoding ubinuclein-1 isoform X4, which produces MTEPHRVLFTTLHGPLSSSFLKKPRKDDAEQPPEAEQPGETVRLSLTLFEPDHKRCPEFYYPDLLKNSQAKRKGSSGDKVSILVRKEPADPFDDEKERHKAEALARKFEEKYGGKRRRKDRFQDLIDMGYGYDESDSFIDNSEAYDELVPASLTTKYGGFYINTGTLQFRQASDSEDEYVKEKKKKSPKKRKLKDGSEKMKKRKKDDSYDKEKKSKKSKFPKAGFTALNASKEKKKKKYSGALSVKEMLRKFQKEKEAQKKKDEEQKAVTPSPAEPQAPREAETMPDPLLSLFGHASDSDLLQAATAMDTLTDLDLERLFGESPEGSPLHDVEDGSNPSGAGLEQDFKQLPSLPEGLPAPLEKRIKELAQAARAAEGEGKQKFFTQDINNIILDIELQTRELNSQIRSGVYTHLAAFLPCSKDTLVKRARKLYLYEQGGRLKEPLQKLKEAIGRAMPEQMAKYQEECQAHTQAKFVKMLEEEKDKEQRDRVCSDDDEDDEKGGKRVTGPRKKFQWNDEIRELLCHLVKIKLDGYEYDKNKAQSLEDYVKTFLDGEVKPLWPKGWMQARTLFKESRRVHGHLTSVLAKKKVVAPTKVKGKELSSKPDKKVAVSVPSVHSSNTVALSSEPQAGGLNISAQTRELLSLGTAQAANSTATPAAFMDNSLDEDLIHNPTSSLEAVSKELAVLNSRAGGSPDFPLPGAPKAPPEKIPTLASSEEKRTFPKAHPAPATSSAGSLQSPLNFLAEQALALGQSSQDKKTENSNYKELSCQASPSKILPDMHQAKQKHHSLVRPSHGPQTSTSVPGTQVKVFHSSNQPQKTFTSPAPFVKLQNPKSSSPLPQRSLLQQVKSSTKAQSFHSSATSGSTQNSSSSHKSPGSSSSSLNYTGKHSSGSSTSGQSYKSPFVSGSLSKHGTSSSSSSSGASANQGCSSGNLLPSMQTPSSSQASSRPALGSAVKKTPVSQKLTLVAPPGGSNGDSSGGTQGVAKLLTSSLKPAVASSAPSSTSVPKGTSGAVLLTSSSSLSVLSPSYKSSNPKLPAALSSTPLGIISPIHTFPLHVISFTSDSSPKAGVSKDAIVTGPAPGTFHHGLGHNASQLHGKGSNTQQRKL
- the UBN1 gene encoding ubinuclein-1 isoform X8 — translated: MTEPHRVLFTTLHGPLSSSFLKKPRKDDAEQPPEAEQPGETVRLSLTLFEPDHKRCPEFYYPDLLKNSQAKRKGSSGDKVSILVRKEPADPFDDEKERHKAEALARKFEEKYGGKRRRKDRFQDLIDMGYGYDESDSFIDNSEAYDELVPASLTTKYGGFYINTGTLQFRQASDSEDEYVKEKKKKSPKKRKLKDGSEKMKKRKKDDSYDKEKKSKKSKFPKAGFTALNASKEKKKKKYSGALSVKEMLRKFQKEKEAQKKKDEEQKAVTPSPAEPQAPREAETMPDPLLSLFGHASDSDLLQAATAMDTLTDLDLERLFGESPEGSPLHDVEDGSNPSGAGLEQDFKQLPSLPEGLPAPLEKRIKELAQAARAAEGEGKQKFFTQDINNIILDIELQTRELNSQIRSGVYTHLAAFLPCSKDTLVKRARKLYLYEQGGRLKEPLQKLKEAIGRAMPEQMAKYQEECQAHTQAKFVKMLEEEKDKEQRDRVCSDDDEDDEKGGKRVTGPRKKFQWNDEIRELLCHLVKIKLDGYEYDKNKAQSLEDYVKTFLDGEVKPLWPKGWMQARTLFKESRRVHGHLTSVLAKKKVVAPTKVKGKELSSKPDKKVAVSVPSVHSSNTVALSSEPQAGGLNISAQTRELLSLGTAQAANSTATPAAFMDNSLDEDLIHNPTSSLEAVSKELAVLNSRAGGSPDFPLPGAPKAPPEKIPTLASSEEKRTFPKAHPAPATSSAGSLQSPLNFLAEQALALGQSSQDKKTENSNYKELSCQASPSKILPDMHQAKQKHHSLVRPSHGPQTSTSVPGTQVKVFHSSNQPQKTFTSPAPFVKLQNPKSSSPLPQRSLLQQVKSSTKAQSFHSSATSGSTQNSSSSHKSPGSSSSSLNYTGKHSSGSSTSGQSYKSPFVSGSLSKHGTSSSSSSSGASANQGCSSGNLLPSMQTPSSSQASSRPALGSAVKKTPVSQKLTLVAPPGGSNGDSSGGTQGVAKLLTSSLKPAVASSAPSSTSVPKGTSGAVLLTSSSSLSVLSPSYKSSNPKLPAALSSTPLGLLAGLHSSPHHAAPLPHSALSTHLPQSLPDASQLHGKGSNTQQRKL
- the UBN1 gene encoding ubinuclein-1 isoform X10; this encodes MTEPHRVLFTTLHGPLSSSFLKKPRKDDAEQPPEAEQPGETVRLSLTLFEPDHKRCPEFYYPDLLKNSQAKRKGSSGDKVSILVRKEPADPFDDEKERHKAEALARKFEEKYGGKRRRKDRFQDLIDMGYGYDESDSFIDNSEAYDELVPASLTTKYGGFYINTGTLQFRQASDSEDEYVKEKKKKSPKKRKLKDGSEKMKKRKKDDSYDKEKKSKKSKFPKAGFTALNASKEKKKKKYSGALSVKEMLRKFQKEKEAQKKKDEEQKAVTPSPAEPQAPREAETMPDPLLSLFGHASDSDLLQAATAMDTLTDLDLERLFGESPEGSPLHDVEDGSNPSGAGLEQDFKQLPSLPEGLPAPLEKRIKELAQAARAAEGEGKQKFFTQDINNIILDIELQTRELNSQIRSGVYTHLAAFLPCSKDTLVKRARKLYLYEQGGRLKEPLQKLKEAIGRAMPEQMAKYQEECQAHTQAKFVKMLEEEKDKEQRDRVCSDDDEDDEKGGKRVTGPRKKFQWNDEIRTLFKESRRVHGHLTSVLAKKKVVAPTKVKGKELSSKPDKKVAVSVPSVHSSNTVALSSEPQAGGLNISAQTRELLSLGTAQAANSTATPAAFMDNSLDEDLIHNPTSSLEAVSKELAVLNSRAGGSPDFPLPGAPKAPPEKIPTLASSEEKRTFPKAHPAPATSSAGSLQSPLNFLAEQALALGQSSQDKKTENSNYKELSCQASPSKILPDMHQAKQKHHSLVRPSHGPQTSTSVPGTQVKVFHSSNQPQKTFTSPAPFVKLQNPKSSSPLPQRSLLQQVKSSTKAQSFHSSATSGSTQNSSSSHKSPGSSSSSLNYTGKHSSGSSTSGQSYKSPFVSGSLSKHGTSSSSSSSGASANQGCSSGNLLPSMQTPSSSQASSRPALGSAVKKTPVSQKLTLVAPPGGSNGDSSGGTQGVAKLLTSSLKPAVASSAPSSTSVPKGTSGAVLLTSSSSLSVLSPSYKSSNPKLPAALSSTPLGIISPIHTFPLHVISFTSDSSPKAGVSKDAIVTGPAPGTFHHGLGHSLLAGLHSSPHHAAPLPHSALSTHLPQSLPDASQLHGKGSNTQQRKL
- the UBN1 gene encoding ubinuclein-1 isoform X11, which produces MTEPHRVLFTTLHGPLSSSFLKKPRKDDAEQPPEAEQPGETVRLSLTLFEPDHKRCPEFYYPDLLKNSQAKRKGSSGDKVSILVRKEPADPFDDEKERHKAEALARKFEEKYGGKRRRKDRFQDLIDMGYGYDESDSFIDNSEAYDELVPASLTTKYGGFYINTGTLQFRQASDSEDEYVKEKKKKSPKKRKLKDGSEKMKKRKKDDSYDKEKKSKKSKFPKAGFTALNASKEKKKKKYSGALSVKEMLRKFQKEKEAQKKKDEEQKAVTPSPAEPQAPREAETMPDPLLSLFGHASDSDLLQAATAMDTLTDLDLERLFGESPEGSPLHDVEDGSNPSGAGLEQDFKQLPSLPEGLPAPLEKRIKELAQAARAAEGEGKQKFFTQDINNIILDIELQTRELNSQIRSGVYTHLAAFLPCSKDTLVKRARKLYLYEQGGRLKEPLQKLKEAIGRAMPEQMAKYQEECQAHTQAKFVKMLEEEKDKEQRDRVCSDDDEDDEKGGKRVTGPRKKFQWNDEIRAKKKVVAPTKVKGKELSSKPDKKVAVSVPSVHSSNTVALSSEPQAGGLNISAQTRELLSLGTAQAANSTATPAAFMDNSLDEDLIHNPTSSLEAVSKELAVLNSRAGGSPDFPLPGAPKAPPEKIPTLASSEEKRTFPKAHPAPATSSAGSLQSPLNFLAEQALALGQSSQDKKTENSNYKELSCQASPSKILPDMHQAKQKHHSLVRPSHGPQTSTSVPGTQVKVFHSSNQPQKTFTSPAPFVKLQNPKSSSPLPQRSLLQQVKSSTKAQSFHSSATSGSTQNSSSSHKSPGSSSSSLNYTGKHSSGSSTSGQSYKSPFVSGSLSKHGTSSSSSSSGASANQGCSSGNLLPSMQTPSSSQASSRPALGSAVKKTPVSQKLTLVAPPGGSNGDSSGGTQGVAKLLTSSLKPAVASSAPSSTSVPKGTSGAVLLTSSSSLSVLSPSYKSSNPKLPAALSSTPLGIISPIHTFPLHVISFTSDSSPKAGVSKDAIVTGPAPGTFHHGLGHSLLAGLHSSPHHAAPLPHSALSTHLPQSLPDASQLHGKGSNTQQRKL